Genomic DNA from Melopsittacus undulatus isolate bMelUnd1 chromosome 2, bMelUnd1.mat.Z, whole genome shotgun sequence:
AGCCCCTTATCCTTCACTGCCCCCCTTTATCCTTCACACACCCCCCAAAGCATCCTTCATCCCTCGCTGAACACTTCACACATCCCCTTTCTTTACCCTCCCCTTATCCTTCGTCCCCTTGTATCCTTCATGCCCCCCTCGCACTCTTCACCCTTTACCTCCCTTGATCCCCCCACATCCTTCAGCTCCCACTTATCCTTCACACCCCCTGCAGCCTTCATCCCTCTTATCTTTCAACCCCCCACATCCCTCCCTACTTATCCTTCATCATGCCCTTATCCTTCATCACCCCCACATCCTTCAGCCTCCCCATTCTTACCCCCCTACATCCTTCATACCCCACATATCCTTTACCCCCTCTTCACCCCTCCGCAACCTTCACCCCACATCATTCAACCCCTTTGACCTGTTCATCCTCCCTTATCCTTCATCCCCCCTTACCCATCACTCCCCCTCACCCCTCATACCCCCCAGTATCCTTCACCCCCCCTGCATTGTTCACTTCCCTTATCCTTCACTCCCCTGCACCCTTCAGGTCCCCATCCTTCAATCCCCCCCTGTATCCTTTATACCCCCTCTGCACCCTTTATAACTCTTTTTCAGCCTCCTGCATCGTTCCCTGCCCTGCATCATTCACCCCCCTTCATGCTTTATCCCCCTCTTATCCTTCAACCCCCTGCATCCTTCACCCCCATCCTTcatccccccccagcatccttcatccctgctcccacctcctTCACCCCTTAtccctccatctcctcccagctttttatgtgtgtttttagGGGAAAACGGGATAAATAAGCAAGAACTCAGGTGCCAACGAGAGctccttccctttgctgtgGCTTTCTCTGGCCCTTGCTTTGCATCTCCCCTTGGGAAAGGCAGAACACCTTATTCCCTACTCACACAGAGCTCGCACGGTGACGCACTGCCCCACGAACACACTTCCTCGTGGTGTTTAGCATCACTTGTCAGCACTTGCTATTTGCAGCCTGtatcccccttttcccccacAACAGCAGATTTATCCCTGAGGATGTGAGAAATGAAGGTGGTTGGGGCGGTTGGTGGGTGAGCTGGGGCCTTGGTAGCATGGATGGGGCTGGAGTAGGGTCCTGGGTACATAAAGGACATTCTGGCTCTGGCCAAGGGGCACCGAAAACCTGGTGGTGATTCAAATAAGTCCAACTCCCccataaatgcatttttcaggGTCTAAAATGTGCTTCAGGAGATGCTGTGAGTTGCACCATCCCAGTATGTATTCCTTTCCCTgccctctctccatcctctttCCAAAGGGCTGGGTATCTCCTGGCCATAACAATGATATCCCCATGCTCATTTGGCATTCAGGATGGGGTTTTGGGAAGAGCCATGGATTTCATCCCTGCTCGGGGCTATAGGAGCTGGtcctcatgctgctgctgttcagcatcTCAAAAGCAAAGGGGATGTTTCGAAACACCCACCTCATCTTTAAGGCACCCTGTTGTGCCCATCACCGTGGCTTCTAGGCCTGGTGGTACCAAGGGAGCTGCTGACAGAACCCCAAGGCCAGGCAGGGTATGGTTAGACCAAAACTAAGCTTCCTACCCTTAAAACCATCCAAAACTGGTGATCCCATCATCAGAAACATCACTCATAAGGGTGTCCAGAGGATGCTGGATGTCACCACCCGAGCCCACACTGTCCCTGCAGCCACCACCAGTATCTGGGGAGCTGTTTAGCTTTATTGTGGTCAATATTTGGCCAAACACCTCCTCCCATGGATGCTTCCCAGGCAGGGAATGGTTGGATAGAGCAGGGTTTATGCTCCATCCATCCTGGAGCCGGGTGGGCTCCCATAGACTCAGCCGGATTCATCCAAATCTGGCTATTTTGCGCCCTCTCCTGGGTCCTGGTGGCGTGGCCCAGTGCCTCCCACCCTATACCCGTCCTTTGGGATGGGAAGAGATGGGAACACCAGGATGCCATTATCCACCGCTCCCGCAGGCCCCCAGTTTAACCTTCAATTACAGAACCCCAAAAGAACATCAGAGGAGATTATGGTGTGGATGAGCTCCAGCCAAGGGAAAGGCTTGGGATGGTTTTGCCTTCTCCATCATACTCCGTGCCTCAACCCAAAGTCATTGCCACTGTGCATGGTCCTCACCATTAAGCCTTATGGGGCTTCAACCATAACAGCATCATTCTGGCAAAACCTGGTGGTTTAAGCTAGCACCACTGCAGGATCCCTCTCCATTCCAGCCCACTGTGATTGTGGGATCTCTGAGCATCCTATAGGAGCCAATGAGCACTTTGAGCACCATCCTCATCTTCGCAACAGCAAGAAGCTACACTGGGACCACTACCCATGGATGCTGGTGAGGTCCTTGGGTGGCAAGGTACTGGAGGAAGGCACCATATACTTGAAAGGAGTAAGTCAGGATGGGTGCAAGCAGCTAAGCTGGAGGGATGCTCATCACTAGGGTTTGAAGCAAATTGCTTCAATAAACTTAGACATGATTATAATGCACAGACAACCTGTAAGGAATGGAGCAAAACAGTTATTGCTATATATGTGTGAATAGGAATCCTACagcatcatggaatggtttgggttggaagggacctcaaagctcctccagctccaaccctaCTCCATACATACACACATCCACTGTATAAATACAAAGAGTTTAATCAGGATGGAGAACATCTGTGCTGTGCAGCTTGTGCTGGGCTACAAACCCTCCTGTGCAGGGATGTGTTACATGTATGTACTTACAGAGGGTGTACATATGTGACCATTCCATCTGGAAAAGGAGGGGAGGTTTATTCCCTACACCCTGTATATTAAAGGAGACTCACAAAGTGATCAGTGGTACCTCCACTCTGTACCATGTAAGTGAAGCTCTCCTGGCTTGGAGTGAGGACCATCCCTATGGAAGCTGCAGGGAGCAAAGCTCAAGGCCCAGCCCAGCATGGTGATGGTAGAAAGGCCAAACCAACTATGGTACATATGGTGACATGGCAAAGAGCACCAAGGAGCTTGGTGGTATGGGTTTCCTGTCTCTAGTCATTGTGTCCAGGTCTGCTGGCTTTGGTGGACCCTGGTTAGGAGGTGACAGCAGGGAACGGAGGGTGTAGgatggaacaggctgcccagggttCACACCccatggagatgaggcctcagtgccatggggcagtgctgggaatggttggactggatgagcttaaaggtctcttccaacatgGTTGATTCCATGGTTTAGGTGCTGGGCTAAGCAGGGATCTGGACCCAGGTGATGCTGAAGGTGCCCAAGCAGGAGACAACACCACTGGTTTGTGTCTAACCCAGTCCAAGGTTAGAGGTGGGAAAACCAGCACGGGTGTTACCCTTATGTccccttcccagctcccagtTTGGCCAGGAATGCTCTCCCAGCGTGGTACCAGTGGGCCCATGTCTCTTACTGGTGTGGCCTCATTCTGGAGACTGGGGAAAAGTGATGTCCCAGTATTATCCCATAGAACATCCACGACACTGATCTTGAGCTGACAAAAACACATCCTCATGTTCTCCAGACATGCATGAGCTGAACTAAACCCTCCCCATGGCCCCATCAGGGTATCTTTAAACCAGACAGGGGAGAAATCACCCCACAGCAGCTTGTCCTGAGCCAGGGACTGTGTCCTCCATGGTCCCACCATGCTCCCCATGGTCCCACCAGTAGTTTGTATTGCATTGGTGGCTTGGCCACTAAGAAGCCACGGTGTTAAGCTGGCTCAAATTGAGCAGAGGACACTGGATCTGTGCCATGATGGGGTTAATACTGTGCTGCTGCAATGGAGATGGAAGTGCTGAAAGCTTGGGAGATACCATCCTCTTGTCCTCCAGGATGTCCCCAGCTGAAGCCATCTCTGTTCTATGGAGCTTAAAGCCAAAAGTGCCCCATGGCTGATCCTGGTGACACCAGGGTGCCCTTGTCCTCACCTAGGAGCCATAGGTAATGCAATGGTCATGACGCCACTTGTTGCTCATCTTATCCAGGAGGTAACGGGTGCTCTCACGGAACTTGCGCTGGGTGAAGTAGAAGAGGATGGGGTCGAGGACACTGTTCATGCTGGCAAAGGGACGCGTGCACTTGTAGGTGATGGCAAACGCCTGCAGAGCCGAGCAGGACAGGCTGGGTGATGAACGGACAATCAGGTAGATGGTCTTGGTGAGGTGGAAGGGGAAGAAGCTGATGGAGAAGACGATGACCACGATGATGATCATCCGCACGGCTTTGTCCTTCCTCTTGTGCACCACCAAGCCGATCAGCTCGTCCTTCTGGCACAGGATCCTGGCCATGCTGCAGTAGCAGGCGAGGATGGCCACGAAGGGCAGCAGGAAGCCGGTCACCGTGAGGGTGATGCCATAGGGGAAGTAGGCAGAGGAGCGATCGGGTGGGCTCAGGTCATAGCAGACAGTGCGGTTCCTCTGGGTACCGGTGGAAGCGAAGACAAAGGTGGGCAGGCACTGGGCGATGACAATGAACCACACTGCAGCACACACCAACCATGTCAGCTTCTTGCCCTTCTTCTTGTGCCACGAGGCCAAGGGGTGGCAGATACCCAGGTACCGCTGGACGCTGATGcaggtgaggaagaggatgctgctgtggaggTTGGTGTAGAACTGGAAGCGGATGAACTTGCAGGTGAAGTCCCCAAAAGGCCAATAGTCCTTCTGGGTGTAGTTGTAGatgaggagagggagggagcacACGTAGAGCAGGTCAGCCACGGCCAGGTTCAGCATATAGATCATACTGCGGCTGAGAGCCTTACGGGACACCCAGATCTGCCCGATGACCACAGCGTTCAAGGGCAACCCCATTGTGAACACCACTGAGTAGACCAAGGGCAGCAGGACCTGCTTGAACTCCTCATGGAAGGTGCATGAGTTCCTCCCAGCGCCCATAAGGGATGTGGAGTTGGCCATGGTGGTGGTGTCCCCCATTAATGGTCCTTCAGCAGTACCTGAGGATGACAAAGGAGATGGTTGGTGAATTGGACATGAGGGGTTACATCCAGCACAGGAGGATGAACCCGGACTGCTGTGTGCAACCTCATAGCCATGTCCTTCTGGGCCATGGAAACCTTTGGTACCCAGAcaggctggggatggagggatggagaacaGACCTGAGcaggacttggggtgctgggtgaggagcagctccccatgacccggcTGCAGTGAGCgctggagcccagaacccccccgtgtgctgggggcacccccagagcgtgagcagcagctcagggaggggatcctgcccctctgctgtgctctggggagagctgagagcagctccagtgcctaaaggggctgcaggaaagctggagaggggcttgggacaagggcctggagggccaggccaaggggaatggcttgaacctgcccaagagaggggagactgagctgagctctgaggcagaagctgttccctgggagggtgctgaggcgctggcacagggtgcccagagaagctgtggctgccccatccctggcagtgctcaaggccaggttggacacaggggcttggagcagctgctccagtggaaggggtccctgcctgtggcaggggttggagctggatgggatttaaggtcccttcaacccacaccaggctgggattccacAGATCTAAACCACAATGATGGATTTAGGGGTCCCACGGGAAGGTGAGGATGAAGACAGCAGCACCACAATGGGTGGCACCACACATCACAATGCGGTGACAATGATCCCCACAACCTCAGCCCCACTTCCCCCATCACTTACACCCAGTGGGGAGGTTTGCACAAGGCCAAACCACCCTCAccccactgcaggagaggaacTTGTCAGCCACTGACACggcctcctgctcctctgcagggGGTGCCATAGCCCTACAGCCGGTCACCCATAGGGCTGCATCCCCCGAGTCCTGTATCCCATCAGGAGATGCCACCTGCATGGAGCCCAGCATCACCCATGGGTGTTCTGTGGCTGCTTTCACCTGTGAATCAgggctgctgatgctgcagccccagaggGGTTTGGTGTCATGGGCTGAACGCCCATCCCCGTGGCCTCTGGGCTGCTCTGACCTGCGGGACAGACCATCTGCATCACTCAAAGGCTGCAGCTACTGCAGAGGACGTGGTCCTATAGCACAAAGAGAGCCCTGGCCCCAGCCATGGTCCTTGCTGtgccacccatgggtgctgcttcctcctcttGCTTCCTCCATCGCTGGCTGGTGGCCTGTGGCCAGCACCCACTTCCCTTGCACACCCCAGTGCCTGGTGGGGCTGAGCTTGCTTGGAGATGGGTGGCAGTGTCCCCATACTGGTTGGGAAGGGGAACTGGGGCAGGGAAGGGTGCATGGGGCAGAGGGGACCAGGGGGAACACATGAATCCTACTGTTGTGGCCCCAGTTTTGGTCTTTGGGGACCCATTTTGGGTCTATGGGGttttcccagccccacagcacagcccagccaTGCGGTCAGGCTTGGGGAGACTGATGGGGACATACACAATGGTTCCCTATTTTTGGGGTGCTCCTGGCTTGTAGatcagcccccccccccatgctctCCCTACCCTGCACCCTACTTAGCCCCTATAGCACCCCACTGAGTCCCTCTGtcaccccattgcaccccattgtcagcccagctccaggcagtcccagcatccccccccccccccacctccaagCCAATAAGTGCCCTGGGCACCCCCAATACCCTCCCCTAGGGCCCAAGGCTGTAGCAGCACCCACCCAGCCCTCACCCAGGGCACCCATGGGAGCCCCCCTATGCCATATGTGCTCACAGGACCATTGCCATAGTACTGGGGACTGAGAGGCCAGCAAAGGGGGGGCCTGGGGGACCTGGGTGTGCCACAGGGTGTCAGGGGGTGCCCAGCACCCAGCCACATCTGTGTCTCTCGGGTGCTGTGCTCACCCCATTGCATGCAACCACAATCCCAGTTTGCCATCACCATAAATCACCATGGTTTCTATTAGTGAAACCACATCAAGATGCTTGGCCTCATCCTGCTGCCGTGCCCAGACCTGGTGGATTAGCCCAGAAGTcccctttttcaccccaaaaaccaTCACAGGGTGATGGGGTGGATGCTCTCTGTGTTCAGCTGGCCCTAAAAGCCAATGGGGTTATGGAGACCTGGACCTGACACCACAGTGATGGGCATGAGGTGAAATCAGACCCAAAAATGAGTCTTGCAAGGGGAAAACCAGGGATGCCTGTGGTGTTGGGGTGTCCCTCAGGATGAGACCATAGTGGGGACATCATAGTGGGTTGGTGGCAGgactgggatgggggggatggaaCTGAAAGCTCCAGCTCAGCACATCTCAAAGGGGATGAATGGGGTTGCTCTCACTTGGCTAaagccacagcatccctgctcccaaaCACCTTCTGGCTGGTCCCAGAACACCTTCAGGTCCTCATAGACATGTCCCATCTGCCCTGGGGTAGTTGGGGACCAAGGTTTGGGTGTTTTAAGGGGAATCCCTATTTATTGGAGCCTGAAGGTGGAATGATGTGGACAAACCGGGACAACACTGGGCATTTTAGGGTGCTTAACATGAAcccatggggatggagcagtGCTGAGGCTCTGTCTGGGCTTGTATAAAcccatatatatacacacacaaacataggCAAATATACAGCTATATgttcacacatacacatgcttAAACATATGTATATAAGCATGCACACCTCTCCATATAAATATACCTATCTCCATATAAAATATATCTCCATATAAATATACCTATATAAATACAGACATATACAGCtctacacacacatacacatacatacacatagaAATATGTCTCTGCAAACACATATGTATAAACTTCTATACCTCTATACCCAAATACATGTCTCCAAGCACATGGACTCACacagatgtatatatacataactattcatatatatacataactCTATTCATACATATACAGATGTATTTATGCTTCTATATGCTTGTCTAGGCACACATGcttatatatacctatatattcATACCTCTGTATATGCACAAATacatatagatacatatataaagACAGAGGACAGGCTGCTGGCACCCGCAGCAGGGTAGAAGACCAGGTCCCTCATGCAGATATAAGGAGATGCTGCGTGTGACACCACCTCCAGTACAGCACTGATCCCTATGGGCACCCCAAGAGATGCAGGAGCATCCTGGGTGCACCCCAGGCTGTGGGACCAGGGTGAACCCACCCCTCTGAGCCTCACATAGTACTGCTGTGGGGATCACAGTGTGATTTTAAGCCTTGTTCTGTTGCCAAAGCTGCTAAAGCTTCCTAAAGGCAAAGATCAGCAGCTGCCATTGGGGTGGCTTTGGGATCACCCCAACAGGAGCACTGATGCTCTCTGGACCTGACCCAATGCAGTCGGATCAGACCCCATGCTCTCTGGTACTCCCTCATCCTGCCCAGCTTGATCTGATCTGCTTGGTCCCATCCTGCCTGGTTCAGTCTCATCCACATGGGTCTGATCCTGCCCTATCTGGCCCCAACCTGCCCAGTTTGATCTGACCCACTCAGGTCCCACTCTGCCCAGTTTGATCTGATGCTGTCgggtcccatcctgcctggTTCCATCGGATCCTCTTGGGTCTGATCCTGCCCTATTTGGCCTCATCCTGCCCAGTGTGGTCTGACCCCCTCAGGTCTCATCCTTCCCAGTTCAGTCTGACCATACTGGGTCTCATCCAGCCCAGCTCGGTCTAACCCTAGCATAACCCTGTTTTATCTGATACTCTTGGGTCCAATCCTGCCCTGTCTCGCCTTATCCTACCCAGTCTGATCTGACCCTTTTGGGTCCGATCCTGTTCTCTTCACTCTGACCCACTCAAGTCCCATCCTACTCAGTCTGGTCTGAACCTGTCGGGTCCCATCCTGCCCGGTTCACTCGGACATTCTCGGGTTTGATCCTGCCTGGTTCGATCTGAACTCATGGGGTCCCATCCTGCCCTGTTTGTCTGACACTGTCCGGTCCCATTCTGTCCAATCCAACCTCGTCCTGCCCAGTTCATTCCAACCCTCTCTGCTCTCATCCTGCCCGTTCTCTTCGACCCTGTCGGCTCCATCCTGCCCAGTTCCATCCGATCCCGTTGGCTCCCATCCTGCCCGGTTCCATCCGACCCCGTTGGCTCCCATCCTGCCCGGTTCCATCCGACCCCGTTGGCTCCCATCCTGCCCCGTTCCATCCGACCCCGTTGGCTCCCATCCTGCCCGGTTCTGTCCGACCCTGTCGGCTCCATCCTGCCCGGTTCCATCCGACCCCGTTGGCTCCTATCCTGCCCGGTCCAGCCGATTCCTTCCCTGTTCCCTCGGACCCTCTCATCTCCCTCCGTGTCCGGTTGGCTCTGACACCGCTGGTTCCCATCCTCCCCTCTCCAGCCCCATCCTTACCGGTTCCCTCGGCCCCTCCCGGCTCCCCCCCCCGGTTCTCTCGGTTCCGTCCCCCCCATACGAGGCACTCACCGGTAGCGGGATGCGTCCGGACGGCAGCAGCGGAGCTCAGAGCCCGGGGCCGCCCCACAGCCTCCGGCCgccggccccgctccgccccggggccgctccgctccgccccGCTCCGGCCCCAGCACCTGCGGCAGGGGGGGCTGCGGAGGGGTCACATCTGGATTGGGGGGGGGAGAACAGCTGGATTGGGGGGTACCAATGAGTGTATGGGGGGTGCCATGCAAACGTCTGGGTTGGCATCACAGGCGGACATCTGTATTGAAGAGGGTGTTCGGGGGCTTCCGACACCCCAAAAGTGGGATTTAGAGATTGGGATGCTCGTGTATCAGTCAATAGCATGGTCCTGgctgggcactgggagctgctgagccctCGGTGGGTGGTTGAGGACTGGGACAGGGTCTCCCCGTGGCCCCAGGTCCCAGCCAAAGGGGTCGGTGGCTTTGGTGATCATTAACCAGGAGGTCAAGCCTCGGTGCTTCCTGAGCACGGCTATTAAAGTGCAATAAGGAACCCTGAGGGAATGCGTTGGGTATGAAAGGGCTGATGCATAAACAGCGAAGGGATGCCGGGATTACACAGGATGCCTGGCTTGGTCCTTCCTTTCCCTGGAAGCCCAGTTTGCCCTCCAAAATGatcaccttccttccttcttagGGGCTTCTGATGGCTCTCGGTAGAGGTGGAAGGGAAGGAGGTGCTGGTCGGCATCACCCGGATGATGGAGCATCTTAATGGGGCTCCCCGATGTCACCTCATTGAGCCATGCACCCCCAGAGCTGACACCCTAATATGAGGTGAAGGGTTTGGGGCAGGGGTCTGGCTCCATAGTGGGATGAGGAGGTGGGATGAGGAGGTGGAATGAGGTGCTGCAGCCTCTTTGGATCCCACTGGcgcctgtgctgtgctggacaATGTGGGCATTCATCGATCCTGGCACAAGCCCATGGCCAAGCCGGGTAGTGGGGCCACAGGGGAGATGGGctctggcaggagcagcagtgaaTGTGTGTAAccacagccaggctggagcCAGCACCCTCATCTGGGGCTGCCCGGGCTTGTGGGGTTGGGTTGGTGATGGCTCAGTGCCCTCATGAAGTTCCCATATCCTGCCACAGGAGGATGGAAATGGGAGGGGGGAAGCATCTTTCCCTATAATAGAGCAGAGAACAAACCTTGTGCAGTGAGGAACTCAATGATTCCATAAGCATCCATAGGACACAGCTGAGAACGGACACAACTCACTCCTCCGATGAGGCACCAGTGAAAGCACTCATCCCACCTCCATCTTCAGCTCCAGAGCTGGTGACAAAGAGCTGGTGtcctcctctctcccagcaCAGCGGATGTCCTTGCAGGTCCCCAAGTTGAATACCCCACAACCAGGTGTCCTGCTATGGGGACAGTGTAAATAGTGTTAAAGAAGGGATAGAAAACAGCATTGGTGGCTGCCTTCCAGCCCAAACAGCCTGCACGGAGCCTGGCAGCACCGGGAATGAATGGGAATGCCTGGAAACATGACATCTTGGGGGTTGAATAGGGATGGGAGAGGCAGATTTGGAGGCAGCAAGTCTAGGAAAGGGATTTCCATCCAGGCAGCATTCTGACAGCTCTTTTGATCCATGCAAAGGCAGGCGAAGCTCATTGGGAAGGATAATCAGGGCAAGGGAATGGTCTGGGTTCCTCTTGGAGCTGCACCGACTGAGTTAATCCTTGGCACAGAGGCTGGATTTGGCCTCATGAGACAATTGGGCCTCTTGGTTTCTGCTCCTCAGGCTGGATGGTGCCAGTAATTGTGCTAGAGGCTGAGTGCAGGcaacctgtgctgctgctgcctgggtaACTGCACCTCCCCACACCGGCTCCAGCCTTCCAGTCACCACTGGGATggtggggatggagagagggGCATCTGTGGTTGAGGACAGGGAGAGAAGCTGGGACCATGCTCCTCCAATGGACACACAACTCCCATTGGAGGtgaacagcagcatttcccaACTGAAGCCTCAGGAATGGGGTGTCCCCCCCACcagatgatggatggatgatgatggagtCACCATTGAAAGGGTCCTTCAGGGCTTTCAGGCCCCCCCCCAGCACAGGATGCCAGgctgcatccctcctgctccatcGCAGCTCAGCAGACCGGAGATGTCTGCAGGAGGGATTTCATTACATCTAAAGCCATTAATAAAGGAAATGGAGCTCATTTCCCATGTCTTTCTGGGCACAGAGCAGTGGCTCTGCCTGGGCTTGCTCCTGAGGACGTGACATTTGGTGGCAGCTCCTTTATAAGCAGGGAGGAGGTGGATGCAGGTATCTGCTGCCCCTGCCTTTGAGTAGGTGTTTGGGGGACAAAGTCTCATCTCTTGAGGTTCACTTGGTGCCCTCCACCCTTCCCTTCAATCAGTGCTCACCACAGTCAatccagtgctgcttcctgggGTGAAAGCCCCAATAGAAGAGCCAAAATCATCTCACTGTGGGATGTCTGTGTTGGAGAAACTGGGCATGgacatggaatcatggaatggtttgggttggaaaggaccttaaggtcattcagttccaacccctgccatgggcagggacacctcacactaaaccatggcacccaaggctctgtccaacctggccttgaacactgccagggatggagcattcacaacctccctgggcaacccattccagtgcctcagcaccctcacagggaacagcttctgccttatctccaacctgaacttcccctgtttcagtctgaacccatcaccccttgtcctatcactgcagtccctgatgaagagcccctctccagcatccttggagcccccttcagacactggaagctgctctgagatccGAGTCCCACTTTGCTGGCCAATGAACCCTAACTTCCTTCTGGAGGTGATAGGGTCCCAGTGACAACCTACAAGATCACTGCACCCATTCATCC
This window encodes:
- the P2RY6 gene encoding P2Y purinoceptor 6 — translated: MGDTTTMANSTSLMGAGRNSCTFHEEFKQVLLPLVYSVVFTMGLPLNAVVIGQIWVSRKALSRSMIYMLNLAVADLLYVCSLPLLIYNYTQKDYWPFGDFTCKFIRFQFYTNLHSSILFLTCISVQRYLGICHPLASWHKKKGKKLTWLVCAAVWFIVIAQCLPTFVFASTGTQRNRTVCYDLSPPDRSSAYFPYGITLTVTGFLLPFVAILACYCSMARILCQKDELIGLVVHKRKDKAVRMIIIVVIVFSISFFPFHLTKTIYLIVRSSPSLSCSALQAFAITYKCTRPFASMNSVLDPILFYFTQRKFRESTRYLLDKMSNKWRHDHCITYGS